One genomic segment of Ancylobacter sp. IITR112 includes these proteins:
- a CDS encoding L,D-transpeptidase family protein — translation MSKASKSLSPQTLALIDQKGMTKSSPIVVRIFKEESELEVWKETTSGEYALLKTYPICRWSGELGPKVREGDRQAPEGFYAITPGQMNPNSSYYLAFDLGFPNAYDRAWGRSGSNLMVHGDCSSRGCYAMTDEQVQEIFALGRESFYGGQRSFQVQAYPFRMTTDNLVRHRNNPNLAFWKMLKEGSDVFEITKAPPKVDYCGKRYVFNATPTDPNQKLQASLPCPDYTMPEGLEEEVAARQKDVATKIASAGALQPVAPVKTGKDGGMHKVFLAKLENPELSAPGSLPPVVKPPGSDYGVSTTEPAPAESIALATADTVMESATVPLPAPRPDDAPGGPRTAVAAAPSTGGFFDSLFSGLTSAPTASAPPAVAAATPASAPTPPQAGGPSDATANAQARPPERAALPQLAALDAGSNGGFLDSLKNLFGGSAAPAEAPPAAPIADVPVPPVKPPVPRQAAASPAHPQAQAATSPAAAPSTGAASSSIVSASPAAASGAVPTLPGAAGILAPGSFSAVQ, via the coding sequence ATGTCGAAGGCGAGCAAGAGCCTTTCTCCGCAGACGCTGGCGCTGATCGACCAGAAGGGCATGACCAAGTCCAGCCCGATCGTGGTGCGGATCTTCAAGGAAGAATCCGAGCTCGAAGTCTGGAAGGAAACCACCAGCGGCGAGTATGCGCTGCTGAAGACCTACCCGATCTGCCGCTGGTCCGGCGAATTGGGGCCGAAGGTGCGCGAAGGCGACCGGCAGGCGCCGGAGGGTTTCTATGCCATCACGCCCGGCCAGATGAATCCCAATTCCAGCTATTACCTCGCCTTCGATCTCGGCTTTCCCAACGCCTATGACCGCGCCTGGGGCCGTTCGGGCAGCAATCTCATGGTGCATGGCGACTGTTCCTCGCGCGGCTGCTACGCCATGACCGACGAACAGGTGCAGGAAATCTTCGCCCTCGGCCGCGAGAGCTTCTATGGCGGCCAGCGCTCCTTCCAGGTGCAGGCCTATCCGTTCCGCATGACCACGGATAATCTGGTCCGCCACCGCAACAACCCGAACCTCGCCTTCTGGAAGATGCTGAAGGAAGGCAGCGACGTGTTCGAGATCACCAAGGCGCCGCCGAAGGTGGATTATTGCGGCAAGCGCTACGTGTTCAACGCCACGCCGACCGACCCGAACCAGAAGCTGCAGGCGAGCCTGCCCTGCCCGGACTACACGATGCCGGAAGGGCTGGAAGAAGAAGTCGCCGCCCGGCAGAAGGATGTCGCCACCAAGATCGCCAGCGCCGGCGCGCTGCAGCCCGTCGCCCCGGTCAAGACCGGCAAGGATGGCGGCATGCACAAGGTGTTCCTCGCCAAGCTGGAAAATCCCGAGCTTTCCGCCCCGGGTTCCCTGCCGCCGGTGGTGAAGCCGCCGGGCAGCGACTATGGCGTTTCCACCACCGAGCCGGCGCCGGCGGAGAGCATCGCGCTCGCCACCGCCGACACGGTGATGGAGAGCGCCACCGTACCCCTGCCGGCCCCGCGCCCCGACGACGCGCCGGGGGGCCCGCGCACGGCGGTGGCCGCCGCCCCGAGCACGGGCGGGTTTTTCGACAGTCTGTTCAGCGGGCTGACGTCGGCGCCGACCGCCTCCGCGCCCCCGGCTGTGGCTGCGGCGACGCCGGCCTCGGCGCCGACCCCGCCACAAGCGGGTGGCCCGTCTGACGCTACCGCGAATGCGCAGGCCCGGCCGCCGGAGCGGGCAGCGCTGCCGCAGCTCGCCGCGCTCGATGCCGGCAGCAATGGCGGCTTTCTCGACAGCCTGAAGAACCTGTTCGGCGGCAGCGCGGCGCCGGCAGAGGCGCCGCCGGCCGCGCCGATCGCCGATGTGCCGGTTCCTCCCGTCAAGCCGCCCGTGCCGCGGCAGGCGGCGGCGAGCCCCGCTCACCCGCAGGCCCAGGCAGCAACGTCGCCCGCCGCTGCGCCTTCGACTGGCGCCGCGTCGTCTTCCATCGTCTCGGCCAGCCCGGCGGCCGCATCCGGCGCGGTGCCGACCTTGCCGGGCGCCGCCGGCATCCTCGCGCCGGGCAGCTTCTCGGCGGTGCAGTAG
- a CDS encoding acetyl-CoA carboxylase carboxyltransferase subunit alpha, whose product MRSYLDFEKPVAELEAKLEELRAMAAQGDAVAIGDDIARLEGKARDALLQLYANLSPSQKTQVARHPLRPHFSDYAAALFEEFDPLAGDRKFGDDHAILGGLARFRGRAVCLIGQEKGSSTETRIKHNFGMARPEGYRKAVRLMELADRFSLPVISLVDTAGAFPGLDAEERGQAEAIARSTDACLSLGVPNVAVIIGEGGSGGAIAIATANRVLMLEHSIYSVISPEGAASILWRDTAKAQEAAMNMKITAQDLLRFHVIDSVIAEPPGGAHRDPEATMRATGDAIEAALGELDGMEPAALRKARREKFLAIGRNL is encoded by the coding sequence ATGCGCAGCTACCTCGATTTTGAGAAGCCCGTGGCCGAACTCGAGGCCAAGCTGGAAGAATTGCGCGCTATGGCGGCGCAGGGCGACGCGGTCGCCATTGGCGACGATATCGCGCGGCTGGAAGGCAAGGCGCGCGACGCGCTGCTCCAGCTCTATGCCAACCTCTCCCCCTCGCAGAAGACGCAGGTGGCGCGCCATCCGCTGCGCCCGCACTTCTCCGATTACGCCGCGGCGCTGTTCGAGGAGTTCGACCCTCTGGCCGGCGACCGCAAATTCGGCGACGACCACGCCATTCTCGGCGGTCTCGCCCGCTTTCGCGGCCGCGCCGTCTGCCTGATCGGGCAGGAGAAGGGCTCCAGCACCGAGACCCGCATCAAGCACAATTTCGGCATGGCCCGGCCGGAAGGCTACCGCAAGGCGGTGCGGCTGATGGAACTGGCCGACCGCTTCTCGCTGCCTGTCATTTCGCTGGTCGATACCGCCGGCGCCTTTCCCGGCCTCGATGCCGAGGAGCGCGGGCAGGCCGAGGCGATCGCCCGCTCGACCGATGCCTGCCTGTCGCTCGGCGTGCCGAATGTCGCCGTCATCATCGGCGAGGGCGGTTCGGGCGGCGCGATCGCCATCGCCACCGCCAATCGCGTGCTGATGCTGGAGCATTCCATCTACAGCGTCATCTCGCCGGAAGGCGCGGCCTCGATCCTCTGGCGCGACACCGCCAAGGCGCAGGAAGCGGCGATGAACATGAAGATCACCGCGCAGGACCTCCTGCGCTTCCATGTCATCGATTCCGTCATTGCCGAGCCGCCGGGCGGCGCGCATCGCGACCCCGAGGCGACGATGCGGGCAACGGGCGACGCCATCGAGGCGGCGCTGGGTGAACTCGACGGCATGGAGCCGGCGGCGCTGCGCAAGGCCCGCCGCGAGAAGTTCCTCGCCATCGGCCGCAATCTCTGA
- a CDS encoding tyrosine recombinase — MSGRGAAQLFLDMMAAERGAGTNTLSAYQRDLEDYEGFLATQGRDAAGASTQEVRAWLAELSARGLASASVARKLSAVRQFHRFLYAEGHRGDDPAAVLEGPRRSRPLPKVLSQEEVSALITTAHARASEAVSSRGEAARRARTACFVELLYATGLRVSELAALPASAANARGDAIIVRGKGRKERLVPLGAAAKTAMAAYRAALEAARADGAEKNAGKAAPERGRWLFPSGGASGHITRQQVALDLKDLALAAGLDPARLSPHVLRHAFASHLLAHGAELRIVQTLLGHSDISTTQIYTHVLDERLKSLVRDLHPLSEGSGD; from the coding sequence ATGAGCGGGCGCGGGGCGGCGCAGCTTTTCCTCGACATGATGGCGGCCGAGCGCGGTGCCGGGACCAACACGCTCAGCGCCTATCAGCGCGACCTCGAGGATTATGAAGGCTTCCTCGCCACGCAGGGCCGCGATGCCGCCGGCGCCAGCACGCAGGAGGTGCGCGCCTGGCTCGCCGAACTTTCCGCCCGCGGCCTCGCCAGCGCCAGCGTGGCGCGCAAGCTCTCCGCCGTGCGCCAGTTTCACCGTTTCCTCTATGCCGAGGGCCATCGCGGCGACGACCCCGCCGCCGTGCTCGAAGGTCCGCGCCGCAGCCGGCCGCTGCCCAAGGTGCTGTCGCAGGAAGAGGTGAGCGCCCTGATCACCACCGCCCATGCCCGCGCCAGCGAGGCGGTGTCGAGCCGTGGAGAGGCCGCGCGGCGGGCGCGCACCGCCTGCTTCGTCGAACTGCTCTACGCCACGGGTCTGCGCGTGTCCGAACTCGCGGCGCTGCCGGCCTCGGCGGCAAATGCGCGGGGCGACGCCATCATCGTGCGCGGCAAAGGCCGCAAGGAGCGTCTCGTCCCGCTCGGCGCGGCGGCCAAGACGGCGATGGCGGCCTATCGCGCCGCGCTGGAGGCGGCGCGGGCGGATGGCGCGGAGAAGAATGCCGGCAAGGCGGCGCCGGAGCGCGGGCGCTGGCTGTTCCCCTCCGGGGGGGCGAGCGGGCACATCACCCGGCAACAGGTGGCGCTGGACCTGAAAGACCTCGCTCTGGCCGCCGGGCTCGATCCGGCGCGGCTCTCGCCGCATGTGCTGCGTCATGCCTTCGCCAGCCACCTGCTGGCGCATGGGGCGGAACTGCGCATCGTGCAGACGCTGCTCGGCCACAGCGATATTTCCACGACGCAGATCTATACCCATGTACTGGATGAGCGGCTGAAAAGCCTGGTGCGCGACCTGCATCCGCTCAGTGAGGGGAGCGGCGATTGA
- a CDS encoding shikimate kinase, whose amino-acid sequence MTAEPEQDEKAERLRALLGTRSVVLVGMMGAGKSSVGKRLARRLALPFADADTEIEQAAGMTIPEIFALRGEPAFRDGEKKVIARLLETGPMVLATGGGAYMNADTRAAIAANGICVWLKAELDVLLRRVRRRDDRPLLKNDPEGTLARLIDQRYPVYAGADLTVVSHDVPQEVMVDTVIEALIGHLAVPVSGDET is encoded by the coding sequence ATGACGGCGGAACCCGAACAGGACGAGAAGGCGGAACGGCTGCGTGCGCTGCTGGGCACGCGCTCCGTCGTGCTCGTCGGCATGATGGGCGCCGGCAAGTCCTCGGTCGGCAAGCGCCTCGCCCGGCGCCTCGCTTTGCCCTTCGCCGATGCGGACACGGAAATCGAGCAGGCGGCAGGGATGACCATCCCGGAGATTTTCGCCCTGCGCGGCGAGCCCGCCTTTCGCGACGGCGAGAAGAAAGTGATCGCCCGCCTGCTGGAAACCGGGCCGATGGTGCTCGCCACCGGCGGCGGCGCCTACATGAACGCGGACACACGCGCCGCCATCGCCGCCAACGGCATCTGCGTCTGGCTGAAGGCCGAGCTCGACGTGCTGCTGCGCCGCGTGCGCCGGCGCGACGACCGGCCGCTGCTGAAGAACGACCCGGAAGGCACGCTGGCCCGGCTGATCGACCAGCGCTACCCCGTCTATGCGGGCGCCGACCTTACCGTGGTGTCGCATGACGTGCCGCAGGAAGTCATGGTCGACACGGTGATCGAGGCCCTGATCGGCCATCTCGCCGTGCCGGTTTCGGGAGACGAGACGTGA
- the aroB gene encoding 3-dehydroquinate synthase — MNKQATPLAADRTQLRVGLGERSYDIVIGPGLLAEAGTRIAALRPGARVGIVTDRNVADRHLGVVEASLREAGLTPSPVIVEPGEKSKCYAVFEEVVDALLAARIERRDLVLALGGGVVGDLAGFAAAALRRGVDFVQAPTSLLAQVDSSVGGKTGINSRHGKNLVGAFHQPILVLADAGALDTLPLREFRAGYAEVAKYGLIDNAPFFAWLERRWEAVFRGGAERIEAIATSCASKAAVVSRDEKETGDRALLNLGHTFGHALEAGAGFSQRLLHGEAVAVGMAQAFRFSAAQGLCAPADAERVETHLRTVGLPTRIADIPGPLPDTDGLMDLIAQDKKVSRGALTFILARGIGQSFIARDVDPAQVRAFLEVERQPR; from the coding sequence GTGAACAAGCAAGCCACCCCCTTGGCCGCCGACCGCACCCAGCTTCGCGTCGGCCTCGGTGAGCGCTCCTATGACATCGTCATCGGCCCCGGCCTGCTGGCCGAGGCGGGCACGCGCATCGCCGCGCTGCGCCCGGGCGCCCGGGTCGGCATCGTCACCGACCGCAACGTCGCCGACCGCCATCTCGGCGTGGTCGAGGCGTCGCTGCGCGAGGCCGGGCTGACGCCGAGCCCGGTCATCGTCGAGCCGGGCGAGAAATCGAAATGCTACGCCGTGTTCGAGGAGGTGGTCGATGCGCTGCTCGCCGCCCGCATCGAGCGCCGCGATCTCGTGCTGGCGCTGGGCGGCGGCGTGGTCGGCGATCTCGCCGGCTTCGCCGCCGCGGCGCTGCGGCGCGGGGTGGATTTCGTGCAGGCCCCGACCAGCCTGCTGGCGCAGGTCGATTCCTCGGTCGGCGGCAAGACCGGCATCAATTCGCGCCATGGCAAGAATCTGGTCGGCGCTTTCCACCAGCCTATCCTGGTGCTGGCCGATGCCGGCGCACTCGACACGCTGCCGCTGCGCGAGTTCCGCGCTGGCTATGCCGAGGTGGCCAAATATGGGTTGATCGACAATGCCCCGTTCTTCGCCTGGCTGGAGCGCCGCTGGGAAGCGGTGTTCCGTGGCGGCGCCGAGCGCATCGAAGCCATCGCCACCAGCTGCGCTTCCAAGGCCGCCGTGGTCAGCCGCGACGAGAAGGAGACGGGCGACCGCGCCCTGCTCAATCTCGGCCACACCTTCGGCCACGCGCTGGAAGCGGGCGCCGGCTTTTCCCAGCGCCTGCTGCATGGCGAGGCGGTGGCGGTCGGCATGGCGCAGGCGTTCCGCTTCTCGGCCGCGCAGGGCCTGTGCGCGCCGGCCGATGCCGAACGGGTGGAGACGCATCTGCGTACGGTCGGGCTACCGACCCGCATCGCCGACATTCCCGGCCCGCTGCCCGACACGGACGGGCTGATGGACCTGATCGCACAGGACAAGAAGGTCTCGCGTGGCGCCCTCACCTTCATCCTGGCGCGCGGCATCGGCCAGAGCTTCATCGCCCGCGATGTTGATCCTGCGCAGGTGCGTGCCTTCCTTGAGGTGGAACGCCAGCCCCGATAA
- a CDS encoding HlyC/CorC family transporter — protein MTAYDWIALGAVVICLLLSCFFSGSETALTASSKARMHALEKNGDARASLVNRMMAQRERLIGGILLGNNLVNIAASSLTTGLLLAWFGSAGIAYATVGMTIIVVIFSEVLPKTIAINHPDRVSLRVARPIRFIVGLFGPLTLAIEALVRALLKAIGVPLGATTNVLSASDELRGAVDLLHREGSVVKDERDMLGGLLDLGELEVSDIMVHRTKMASLNADTPPERIVQEVLASPHTRLPLWRERPDNIIGVLHAKDLLRELMALGNDTSKLDIEKIARTPWFVPDVTSLPDQLKAFRRRKQHFALVVDEYGEVMGLVTLEDILEEIVGDISDEHDRAFTGARRNPDGSVSVEGSVAIRDLNRAMGWHLPDEEATTIAGLVIHEARIIPEPGQAFMFHGFRFQVMRKQRNRITLLRIAPLRRAAA, from the coding sequence ATGACCGCTTATGACTGGATCGCTCTCGGCGCCGTCGTCATCTGCCTCCTGCTGTCCTGTTTCTTCTCGGGCAGCGAGACGGCCCTGACCGCGTCCTCCAAGGCGCGCATGCACGCGCTGGAAAAGAACGGCGACGCCCGCGCCTCGCTGGTGAACCGGATGATGGCGCAGCGCGAGCGGCTCATCGGCGGCATCCTGCTGGGTAACAATCTCGTCAACATCGCTGCTTCCTCGCTCACCACCGGCCTGCTGCTCGCCTGGTTCGGCTCGGCCGGCATCGCCTATGCGACGGTGGGGATGACCATCATCGTCGTCATCTTCTCCGAGGTGCTGCCCAAGACCATCGCCATCAACCACCCCGACCGGGTGTCGCTGCGGGTAGCGCGGCCGATCCGCTTCATCGTCGGCCTGTTCGGCCCGCTCACCCTCGCCATCGAGGCGCTGGTGCGAGCCTTGCTGAAGGCGATCGGCGTGCCACTCGGCGCCACCACCAATGTGCTCTCCGCCTCGGACGAACTGCGCGGCGCGGTCGACCTGCTCCACCGCGAAGGCAGCGTGGTCAAGGACGAGCGCGACATGCTCGGCGGGCTGCTCGATCTCGGCGAGCTGGAAGTTTCCGACATCATGGTCCACCGCACCAAGATGGCGAGCCTCAACGCCGACACGCCGCCGGAGCGGATCGTGCAGGAGGTGCTGGCCTCGCCGCACACCCGCCTGCCGCTGTGGCGCGAGCGGCCGGATAACATCATCGGCGTGCTGCACGCCAAGGACCTGCTGCGCGAGCTGATGGCGCTCGGCAACGACACCTCGAAGCTCGATATCGAGAAGATCGCCCGCACGCCCTGGTTCGTGCCGGATGTGACCTCGCTGCCCGACCAGTTGAAGGCGTTCCGGCGCCGCAAGCAGCATTTCGCCCTCGTGGTCGACGAGTATGGCGAGGTGATGGGCCTGGTGACGCTGGAAGACATTCTGGAGGAGATCGTCGGCGACATTTCCGACGAGCATGACCGCGCCTTCACCGGCGCCCGCCGCAACCCGGACGGCTCGGTCAGCGTCGAGGGCTCGGTGGCGATCCGCGATCTCAACCGCGCCATGGGCTGGCACCTGCCGGATGAGGAGGCGACCACCATCGCCGGCCTCGTCATCCACGAGGCCCGCATCATCCCCGAGCCCGGGCAGGCCTTCATGTTCCACGGTTTCCGCTTTCAGGTGATGCGCAAGCAGCGCAACCGCATCACCCTGCTGCGCATCGCCCCGCTGCGGCGGGCGGCCGCCTGA
- a CDS encoding BolA family protein produces MPAPPPDAVAQALARVRAALAELSPSVLELEDESHRHEGHGGHRPGQLTHLRVRIVAQAFAGQSRLARHRLVNGLLADEMARGLHALAIEAKAPGE; encoded by the coding sequence ATGCCCGCCCCGCCCCCCGACGCCGTCGCGCAAGCCCTTGCCCGCGTGCGGGCGGCGCTGGCCGAACTCTCGCCCAGCGTTCTCGAACTCGAGGATGAAAGTCATCGGCATGAAGGCCATGGCGGTCATCGTCCCGGTCAGCTCACGCATCTGCGCGTGCGGATTGTCGCGCAGGCTTTTGCCGGCCAGAGCCGGCTGGCGCGGCATCGGCTGGTGAACGGCCTGCTGGCGGATGAGATGGCGCGCGGCCTGCACGCCCTCGCCATCGAGGCCAAGGCGCCGGGCGAGTAG
- a CDS encoding J domain-containing protein, with protein sequence MKLDSPLFDRIRVKPDRDRRLKAEGPTCEWEGCCNAATHRAPKGRQMEGQFWRFCFEHARAYNQSYNYFAGMGDDAVAAYQKDAATGHRPTWKMGSKGGAARAAEHAKRHSTENIGDPFGMFGEVGGRARVEPEAPRESRMIRNAERRAFESLGVEISATPEEIKARFKVLVKKYHPDANGGDISTEDRLRDVIQSYNHLKNAGFC encoded by the coding sequence ATGAAGCTCGACTCCCCCCTCTTCGATCGCATCCGGGTGAAGCCCGACCGTGATCGCCGCCTGAAGGCGGAAGGCCCTACCTGTGAATGGGAGGGCTGCTGCAATGCCGCGACTCACCGCGCGCCCAAGGGGCGGCAGATGGAGGGGCAGTTCTGGCGCTTCTGCTTCGAGCATGCCCGCGCCTATAACCAGTCCTATAATTATTTTGCCGGCATGGGGGACGACGCCGTCGCCGCCTATCAGAAGGACGCCGCCACCGGCCATCGCCCGACCTGGAAGATGGGTTCCAAGGGCGGCGCGGCGCGGGCGGCCGAGCACGCCAAGCGCCATTCGACGGAAAATATCGGCGATCCCTTCGGTATGTTCGGCGAGGTCGGCGGCCGCGCCCGGGTTGAACCGGAAGCCCCGCGCGAAAGCCGGATGATCCGCAATGCCGAGCGCCGCGCCTTCGAATCCCTGGGCGTGGAGATTTCCGCCACGCCGGAGGAGATCAAGGCCCGCTTCAAGGTGCTGGTGAAAAAGTACCACCCCGACGCCAATGGCGGCGACATTTCAACCGAGGACCGTCTGCGCGACGTGATCCAGTCCTATAATCATCTCAAGAACGCGGGCTTCTGCTAG
- the cobS gene encoding cobaltochelatase subunit CobS has translation MTAPLTQAPALPDMKVSVRQVFGIDVDLEVPAYAEPDAYVPEIDPDYLFDRPTTLAILAGFAHNRRVMVTGYHGTGKSSHIEQVAARLNWPCVRVNLDSHISRIDLIGKDAIVVKEGLQVTEFRDGILPWAYQNNVALVFDEYDAGRPDVMFVIQRVLESAGRLTLLDQNRVIRPHGAFRLFATANTIGLGDTTGLYHGTQQINQAQMDRWSIVTTLNYLAHDKEVDIVVSKAKNLQTPEGRDTAARMVRLADLTRQAFINGDLSTVMSPRTVITWGENAEIFQDLAFSFRVTFLNKCDELERPLVAEFYQRCFGKELTESAVNVVLS, from the coding sequence ATGACCGCCCCGCTCACGCAAGCGCCCGCGCTGCCGGACATGAAGGTCTCTGTTCGTCAGGTGTTCGGCATCGACGTTGATCTCGAAGTGCCGGCCTATGCCGAACCGGACGCCTATGTCCCGGAGATCGACCCGGACTATCTGTTCGACCGCCCGACCACGCTCGCCATCCTCGCCGGCTTCGCGCATAACCGCCGCGTGATGGTCACCGGCTATCACGGCACCGGCAAGTCGAGCCATATCGAGCAGGTCGCCGCCCGGCTCAACTGGCCCTGCGTGCGCGTGAACCTCGATAGCCATATCAGCCGTATCGACCTGATCGGCAAGGACGCCATCGTGGTGAAGGAGGGCCTGCAGGTCACCGAGTTCCGCGACGGCATCCTGCCCTGGGCCTACCAGAACAATGTCGCGCTGGTGTTCGACGAATATGACGCCGGCCGCCCGGACGTGATGTTCGTCATCCAGCGCGTACTGGAATCCGCCGGCCGGCTGACGCTGCTCGACCAGAACCGCGTCATCCGCCCGCACGGCGCTTTCCGCCTGTTCGCCACCGCCAACACGATCGGCCTCGGCGACACCACCGGCCTCTATCACGGCACGCAGCAGATCAACCAGGCGCAGATGGACCGCTGGTCCATCGTCACCACGCTGAACTATCTGGCGCATGACAAGGAGGTCGACATCGTCGTCTCCAAGGCCAAGAACCTGCAGACGCCGGAAGGCCGCGACACCGCCGCGCGCATGGTGCGCCTCGCCGATCTCACCCGGCAGGCCTTCATCAATGGTGACCTGTCGACGGTGATGAGCCCCCGCACCGTCATCACCTGGGGCGAGAATGCCGAGATCTTCCAGGATCTCGCCTTCTCCTTCCGCGTGACCTTCCTCAACAAGTGCGACGAGCTGGAGCGCCCGCTGGTGGCGGAGTTCTACCAGCGCTGCTTCGGCAAGGAACTGACCGAATCCGCGGTCAACGTCGTCCTGTCCTGA
- the cobT gene encoding cobaltochelatase subunit CobT, giving the protein MSTSNRTTRTPPKEAPTEPLKRAVTGCLRAIAGNREIDVTFGSEKPGFADGRARLPEPARRLSKQDAAIMRGHADSMALRMACHDPKIHQRLVPMGEQARAAFEAAEQTRCESVGALRMDGVALNLSAMLEDRYQKANFANLADRSDAPLEHALSLILRERMTGMAPPAAAREMVNLWRGFIEEHGATALDELAGAAENQTRFAEAMRDLLSSLGMGEDIAPFDENNDPSTETDDSRDDDNGKGSDSEEEENAEGQTEVDTDLSSDQNPEESEEQQDQPNSELSDDAELGESDDASEPWKPENAVPAEPRPPEYHPFTPRFDETVNADELCDAEELTRLRAHLDKQLVHLSGIVARLANRLQRKLMAQQSRGWEFDLEEGMLDPARLHRIILDPMQPLSFKRERDTDFRDTVVTLLLDNSGSMRGRPITVAAACADILARTLERCGVKVEILGFTTKAWKGGQAREAWLSAGKPGAPGRLNDLRHIIYKAADAPWRRARRNLGLMMREGLLKENIDGEALEWAHNRLLARNESRRILMMISDGAPVDDSTLSVNPGNYLERHLRWMIQQIEDKSPVELIAIGIGHDVTRYYKRAVTIVDAEELGGAMTEKLAELFSEQGARGCAKETKGRSAAAFAQTPKAAPKPAAPAGRPAATPLSTRRVH; this is encoded by the coding sequence ATGTCCACGTCGAACCGCACCACCCGCACGCCGCCCAAGGAAGCCCCGACCGAGCCGCTGAAGCGCGCCGTCACCGGCTGCCTGCGCGCCATTGCGGGCAATCGCGAGATCGACGTGACCTTCGGTTCGGAAAAGCCGGGCTTCGCCGATGGCCGCGCCCGCCTACCCGAGCCGGCGCGCCGCCTGTCGAAGCAGGACGCCGCCATCATGCGCGGCCACGCCGATTCCATGGCGCTGCGCATGGCCTGCCACGATCCGAAGATCCACCAGCGCCTTGTGCCGATGGGCGAGCAGGCCCGCGCCGCCTTCGAGGCGGCCGAGCAGACACGCTGTGAATCGGTCGGCGCCCTGCGCATGGACGGCGTGGCGCTGAATCTCTCCGCCATGCTGGAAGACCGCTACCAGAAGGCCAATTTCGCCAATCTCGCCGACCGTTCCGACGCGCCGCTGGAACACGCGCTCTCGCTCATCCTGCGCGAGCGCATGACCGGCATGGCCCCGCCCGCCGCCGCGCGCGAGATGGTCAATCTCTGGCGCGGCTTCATCGAGGAGCATGGCGCCACCGCGCTCGACGAACTCGCGGGCGCGGCGGAGAACCAGACCCGCTTCGCCGAGGCGATGCGCGACCTCTTGTCCTCGCTCGGCATGGGCGAGGACATCGCCCCCTTCGACGAGAACAACGACCCCTCCACCGAGACCGACGACAGCCGCGACGACGACAACGGCAAGGGCAGCGACAGCGAGGAGGAGGAGAACGCCGAGGGTCAGACCGAGGTCGACACCGACCTGTCCTCCGACCAGAACCCGGAAGAATCCGAGGAACAGCAGGACCAGCCCAATTCCGAACTGTCCGACGACGCGGAGCTTGGCGAATCCGATGACGCCTCCGAGCCGTGGAAGCCGGAAAACGCGGTGCCGGCCGAGCCGCGCCCGCCGGAATACCACCCCTTCACCCCGCGCTTCGACGAGACGGTGAACGCCGACGAACTGTGCGACGCCGAGGAACTGACCCGGCTGCGCGCCCATCTCGACAAGCAGCTCGTGCATCTCTCCGGCATCGTCGCCCGTCTCGCCAACCGGCTGCAGCGCAAGCTGATGGCGCAGCAGAGCCGTGGCTGGGAGTTCGACCTCGAAGAGGGCATGCTGGACCCGGCGCGCCTGCACCGCATCATTCTCGACCCGATGCAGCCGCTCTCCTTCAAGCGCGAGCGCGACACCGATTTCCGCGACACCGTGGTTACCCTGCTGCTGGACAATTCCGGCTCGATGCGCGGCCGGCCGATCACGGTCGCTGCCGCCTGCGCCGATATTCTCGCCCGCACGCTGGAACGCTGCGGCGTGAAGGTGGAAATCCTCGGCTTCACCACCAAGGCGTGGAAGGGCGGGCAGGCGCGCGAAGCCTGGCTGTCCGCCGGCAAGCCGGGCGCGCCCGGCCGGCTGAACGACCTGCGCCACATCATCTACAAGGCGGCCGACGCCCCCTGGCGCCGGGCACGTCGCAATCTCGGCCTGATGATGCGCGAGGGGCTGCTGAAGGAGAACATCGACGGCGAGGCGCTGGAATGGGCGCATAACCGGCTGCTGGCCCGCAATGAATCGCGCCGCATCCTGATGATGATCTCCGACGGCGCGCCGGTGGACGATTCCACCCTCTCGGTGAACCCCGGCAATTATCTGGAGCGGCATCTGCGCTGGATGATCCAGCAGATCGAGGACAAGTCCCCGGTGGAACTGATCGCCATCGGCATCGGCCATGACGTGACGCGCTATTACAAGCGCGCCGTCACCATTGTCGATGCCGAGGAACTCGGCGGCGCGATGACCGAGAAGCTGGCGGAACTGTTCAGCGAGCAGGGCGCGCGCGGGTGCGCCAAGGAGACCAAGGGCCGCAGTGCCGCCGCCTTCGCGCAGACCCCCAAGGCGGCGCCCAAGCCCGCAGCGCCGGCCGGCCGGCCGGCAGCGACGCCGCTCTCCACCCGCCGGGTGCATTAG